The following proteins are co-located in the Rippkaea orientalis PCC 8801 genome:
- the ald gene encoding alanine dehydrogenase: MEIGVPKEIKDQEFRVGLSPSSVRVLCDRGHQVFVETDAGMGAGFNDSDYQQAGAIIVETALAAWSRELVIKVKEPLKEEYPYLEKPKLLFTYLHLAADRTLTEALMQSGITAIAYETVELSDGRLPLLTPMSIIAGRLSVQFGARYLEKQQGGRGVLLGGIPGVSSGRVAILGGGIVGTEAAKIAVGMGAQVQILDINVDRLAYLETLFGSRVELLYSNVSNIETIVPQADLLIGAVLVPGKRAPILVSQELVSKMRPGSVIIDVAVDQGGCIETLRPTSHSYPTYIKEGVVHFGVPNMPGAVPWTATQALNHSTLPYIIKLADQGLNALDKDVALAKGLNIKDRKIVHPAVVEVFPDLGSV; encoded by the coding sequence ATGGAAATAGGTGTACCCAAGGAGATTAAAGACCAAGAATTTCGCGTCGGGTTAAGTCCGAGTAGTGTAAGGGTGTTATGTGATCGCGGTCATCAAGTCTTCGTGGAAACCGATGCAGGGATGGGTGCGGGTTTTAATGATAGTGATTACCAACAAGCAGGGGCTATAATTGTAGAAACAGCACTCGCCGCTTGGTCTAGGGAATTGGTTATTAAAGTCAAAGAACCCCTCAAAGAAGAATACCCCTATTTAGAAAAACCTAAGTTACTATTTACCTATCTTCACCTGGCGGCTGATCGCACCCTTACCGAAGCTTTGATGCAGTCAGGAATTACCGCGATCGCCTACGAAACGGTAGAATTATCCGATGGTAGACTCCCGTTGCTAACCCCCATGAGCATCATCGCGGGACGCTTATCGGTACAATTTGGAGCTAGATATCTAGAGAAACAACAGGGAGGTCGAGGGGTTCTTTTAGGCGGTATTCCAGGGGTCAGTTCTGGCCGCGTTGCTATCTTAGGGGGTGGTATCGTGGGAACCGAAGCGGCTAAAATTGCGGTAGGAATGGGAGCACAGGTGCAGATTCTCGATATTAACGTCGATCGCTTGGCCTATCTTGAAACCCTCTTTGGATCGCGCGTAGAACTGCTCTACAGCAACGTTTCTAATATTGAAACCATTGTCCCCCAAGCGGATTTATTAATCGGAGCGGTATTAGTCCCAGGAAAACGGGCTCCTATTCTGGTTTCACAGGAATTAGTCAGTAAAATGCGGCCAGGATCGGTTATTATCGATGTTGCTGTCGATCAGGGGGGATGTATCGAAACCCTGCGTCCGACTTCCCATAGTTATCCGACTTATATCAAAGAAGGAGTCGTGCATTTTGGGGTTCCCAATATGCCTGGAGCGGTTCCTTGGACAGCGACTCAAGCTCTTAACCATAGTACCCTACCCTATATCATTAAACTAGCTGATCAAGGACTAAATGCCTTAGATAAAGATGTTGCTTTAGCAAAAGGGTTAAATATCAAAGATCGTAAGATTGTTCATCCTGCTGTGGTAGAAGTCTT